A single region of the Neotabrizicola shimadae genome encodes:
- a CDS encoding glutamine synthetase family protein, translating to MADRLRVMFCDHLSLMRGKYLPASKMTSPDGTRLARPTFSVHWDKDLILDAPHTKCREGIPDMVLKWNPDEIREGWEPDTKVVTGDLFDSDGAPLVLCPRGALKRAVADWGRHGLSPKVGIELEAFAFTRTADGGLEPMHAPGGIVYGTGPFADPMGFTDAIWRQAEASGFRLELITAEYDTPQFEFTLAYDDAVKAVDEMVLFRQMAREVALAHGVILTFLPKPILEKGGSGLHFNLSFADKDGKNALATGPKGGPDHLNDIGRGAIAGWMKHHKGLAGLVAPTVGSYLRLQPASMSGYWCNWGGDHRGVTVRISEEGGPKTRLEHRMPDASSNPYTALAAVLQAARLGFEGKYDLPAPEAGDGFDRVDTGVGVAGSLAEAMDDLEADRALGQAVGRDLVDHHVFMKRIEVTKTEGLEGTTLRDYYIWYV from the coding sequence ATGGCAGACCGACTGAGGGTGATGTTCTGCGATCACCTGAGCCTGATGCGCGGCAAATACCTGCCCGCTTCGAAGATGACCTCGCCCGATGGCACGCGGCTGGCGCGGCCGACCTTCAGCGTTCACTGGGACAAGGACCTGATCCTGGATGCCCCGCACACCAAGTGCCGCGAGGGGATCCCCGACATGGTTCTGAAGTGGAACCCAGACGAGATCCGCGAAGGATGGGAGCCCGATACCAAGGTCGTCACCGGGGATCTGTTCGACAGCGACGGTGCGCCGCTGGTGCTGTGCCCGCGCGGCGCGCTGAAACGGGCGGTGGCCGACTGGGGGCGCCATGGCCTTTCGCCCAAGGTCGGGATCGAGCTGGAAGCCTTTGCGTTCACGCGCACGGCCGACGGCGGGCTGGAGCCGATGCACGCGCCCGGCGGGATCGTCTATGGCACCGGGCCTTTCGCCGACCCGATGGGGTTCACCGATGCGATCTGGCGTCAGGCCGAAGCCTCGGGCTTCCGGCTGGAGCTGATCACGGCGGAGTACGACACGCCCCAGTTCGAATTCACGCTGGCCTATGACGATGCGGTCAAGGCGGTGGACGAGATGGTGCTGTTCCGCCAGATGGCGCGCGAAGTGGCGCTGGCCCATGGCGTGATCCTGACCTTCCTTCCAAAGCCGATCCTGGAAAAGGGCGGCTCGGGCCTGCATTTCAACCTGTCCTTTGCCGACAAGGACGGGAAGAACGCTCTGGCGACCGGGCCAAAAGGCGGGCCGGATCACCTGAACGACATCGGACGCGGCGCCATTGCTGGCTGGATGAAGCATCACAAGGGGCTGGCCGGGCTGGTTGCGCCGACCGTGGGGTCGTACCTGAGGCTGCAACCCGCCTCGATGTCGGGCTACTGGTGCAACTGGGGCGGCGACCACCGCGGCGTGACCGTGCGCATTTCCGAAGAAGGCGGGCCCAAGACCCGCCTTGAACACCGGATGCCGGATGCCAGCAGCAACCCCTATACCGCTCTGGCCGCCGTTTTGCAGGCCGCGCGCCTGGGCTTTGAAGGCAAGTATGACCTGCCCGCGCCGGAGGCGGGTGACGGGTTCGACCGGGTGGATACCGGTGTCGGCGTGGCCGGATCCCTGGCCGAAGCGATGGACGACCTGGAAGCCGACCGCGCGCTTGGCCAGGCCGTGGGTCGTGACCTGGTGGATCACCACGTCTTCATGAAGCGGATCGAGGTGACCAAGACCGAAGGGCTGGAGGGCACTACGCTTCGCGACTACTACATCTGGTATGTGTGA
- a CDS encoding cytochrome P450, translating into MTVWTPTDDGFADLTSHDTFTAGPPFATFARLRKDDPMHWTDYPAGQGFWSVTRHADILALNGQPDLLSSARGIRIEDQSYEEYLARRTFQETDSPEHMMTRVKVARAFSKPVIAGFEQSIRELCADILDQALERGNFDATREIARQLPMRMLGRIVGLPDEDLPWLVEKGDALIANTDPDFTTHVLDKMTTDEFRMMPFNSPAGAELYVYAKDLMARKAAAGDTSGVLHLILQPGSDGSVMPDHEFRNFFCLLVAAGNDTTRYSIAAGLHALTVQPGLLEQIQSGAVDDTMADEIIRWATPAIYFRRTASRDFDMHGKTVKAGDKVVYWFASGNRDDEAFDRPMQVDLARTPNRHLSFGQGGPHVCLGMWLARLEVRVLFQELARRIRSIEADGEPRFLRSNFVGGIKSLPVRVTLQ; encoded by the coding sequence ATGACTGTCTGGACGCCCACGGACGACGGTTTCGCCGACCTGACAAGCCATGACACCTTCACCGCCGGCCCGCCCTTCGCCACTTTCGCGCGCTTGCGCAAAGACGACCCGATGCACTGGACGGATTACCCGGCAGGGCAAGGGTTCTGGTCCGTTACCCGGCACGCCGACATCCTGGCACTGAATGGCCAACCGGATCTGTTGTCCTCGGCCCGCGGCATCCGGATCGAGGATCAGAGCTACGAGGAATACCTCGCCCGCCGCACGTTTCAGGAAACCGATTCTCCCGAACACATGATGACGCGGGTCAAGGTCGCCAGGGCCTTTTCGAAGCCGGTGATCGCCGGCTTTGAACAGTCGATCCGCGAGCTGTGCGCTGATATCCTGGACCAGGCGCTGGAACGGGGCAATTTCGATGCGACGCGCGAAATCGCGCGCCAGTTGCCGATGCGGATGCTGGGCCGGATCGTGGGCCTGCCCGATGAGGATCTGCCCTGGCTGGTGGAAAAGGGCGATGCGCTGATCGCAAACACCGACCCGGACTTCACCACCCATGTCCTGGACAAGATGACGACGGACGAGTTCCGCATGATGCCGTTCAACTCGCCTGCCGGGGCCGAGCTTTACGTCTATGCCAAGGATCTGATGGCAAGGAAGGCGGCGGCGGGCGACACTTCGGGCGTTCTTCACCTGATCCTGCAACCGGGATCGGACGGGTCGGTCATGCCCGACCACGAGTTCCGCAATTTCTTCTGCCTGCTGGTCGCGGCGGGCAACGACACCACGCGCTATTCCATCGCGGCGGGCCTTCATGCCCTAACCGTTCAACCCGGCCTGCTGGAGCAGATCCAGTCGGGCGCGGTGGATGACACGATGGCGGACGAGATCATCCGGTGGGCGACCCCCGCGATCTACTTCCGCCGCACCGCTTCGCGCGATTTCGACATGCACGGCAAGACGGTGAAGGCCGGCGACAAGGTGGTGTACTGGTTCGCCAGCGGTAACCGCGATGACGAAGCCTTTGATCGGCCGATGCAGGTGGACCTTGCGCGCACGCCCAACCGCCATCTGTCCTTTGGTCAGGGCGGCCCACATGTCTGCCTGGGCATGTGGCTGGCCCGGCTGGAGGTGCGGGTGCTGTTCCAGGAGCTTGCCCGGCGCATCCGGTCGATCGAGGCCGATGGCGAACCGAGATTCCTGCGTTCGAACTTCGTGGGCGGCATCAAATCCCTGCCTGTCCGGGTCACGCTGCAATAG
- a CDS encoding aminotransferase class III-fold pyridoxal phosphate-dependent enzyme, translating to MKDANFLKANNARSIWHPMTAPSDSLNNPPTIITGASGVRIRDVDGHEVVDAVGGLWNVNLGYSCQPVKDAIAAQLDALPYYSIFRGTSNDKVIELAEVLRDFFAPDGLTRAFYTSGGSDSVETALRLARQYHKIRGDAGRVKYLSLKKGYHGTHFGGASVNGNANFRTAYEPLLPGCHHIPAPYTYRNPFNETDPERLAQLCLAALEDEIAFQGAGTIAAMIMEPILGAGGVIPPHPSFMPGVAAICRKNGILLIADEVITAFGRTGAWTGSRLWGVKPDFTCTAKAITNAFFPFGAVMIAEAVAEVFEKDETGKAAIGHGYTYSGHPVGAAAALACLAETKRLNVIENAAARGTQLHEGMKALQARHSLIGDVRGGHGLMCAMELVSDRATKKPADKAVLARVQETAYRSGAMVRVSGPNIILSPPLVLTAADVEVILSALDAGLSAA from the coding sequence ATGAAGGACGCGAACTTCCTGAAGGCGAACAATGCCCGCTCCATCTGGCATCCGATGACGGCGCCCTCCGACAGCCTGAACAACCCGCCGACCATCATCACCGGGGCCTCGGGTGTGCGCATCCGCGACGTGGACGGGCACGAGGTGGTGGATGCCGTGGGCGGGCTGTGGAACGTGAACCTCGGCTACTCCTGCCAACCGGTGAAGGACGCCATCGCCGCGCAACTGGATGCCCTGCCCTATTACTCGATCTTCCGTGGCACATCGAACGACAAGGTCATCGAACTGGCCGAGGTACTGCGCGACTTCTTCGCGCCCGATGGCCTGACTCGCGCCTTCTACACCTCGGGCGGCAGCGATTCCGTGGAAACCGCGCTGCGGCTGGCGCGCCAGTACCACAAGATCCGGGGCGACGCCGGCCGGGTGAAGTACCTGTCCCTGAAGAAGGGCTATCACGGCACGCATTTCGGCGGCGCTTCGGTGAACGGCAACGCCAACTTCCGCACGGCCTACGAGCCGCTGCTGCCGGGTTGCCACCACATTCCCGCGCCCTACACCTATCGCAATCCCTTCAACGAGACTGACCCGGAACGGCTGGCGCAGTTGTGCCTTGCCGCGCTTGAGGACGAAATCGCCTTCCAGGGCGCCGGCACCATCGCCGCCATGATCATGGAGCCGATCCTGGGCGCAGGCGGCGTGATCCCGCCGCATCCGTCCTTCATGCCGGGCGTGGCCGCGATCTGCCGCAAGAACGGCATCCTGCTGATCGCAGACGAGGTCATCACGGCCTTCGGCCGCACCGGCGCCTGGACGGGCAGCCGGCTGTGGGGCGTGAAGCCCGATTTCACCTGCACCGCCAAGGCCATCACCAACGCCTTCTTCCCCTTCGGCGCGGTGATGATCGCCGAAGCGGTGGCCGAGGTGTTCGAGAAGGACGAAACCGGCAAGGCCGCCATCGGCCACGGATACACCTATTCCGGCCACCCGGTCGGGGCCGCGGCGGCACTGGCCTGCCTGGCCGAGACCAAGCGCCTGAACGTGATCGAGAATGCCGCGGCGCGTGGCACGCAGCTGCATGAAGGCATGAAGGCACTTCAGGCCAGGCACAGCCTGATCGGCGATGTCCGCGGCGGGCATGGCCTGATGTGCGCGATGGAACTGGTGTCCGACCGCGCCACGAAGAAGCCCGCCGACAAGGCGGTTCTGGCGCGGGTTCAGGAAACGGCCTACCGGTCGGGTGCGATGGTCCGTGTCTCGGGCCCGAACATCATCCTGTCGCCGCCCCTGGTGCTGACGGCCGCCGATGTCGAAGTCATCCTGTCAGCCCTGGATGCCGGCCTGTCGGCGGCCTGA
- a CDS encoding Tm-1-like ATP-binding domain-containing protein: MGNRILVVGTYDTKNDELAYIAEVIRRQGGEVVTMDVSVLGDPKVPVDLSKHEVVAAAGTTIGAIVAAEDENVAMQAMARGAATLAARLHSEGRFDGVLALGGSMGTDLALDLCAALPLGVPKYVVSTVSFSPMIPPERLAPDIQMILWAGGLYGLNPVCKASLSQAAGAVLGAARAVEPPSRDRPLIGMTSFGKTVLRYMVGLKPALEARGYDLAVFHATGMGGRAFEELAAQGAFAAVMDFAPQEVGNHLFGSAISAGPDRMTAAGRKGVPQIVSIGCYDLVDLVGWHPIPPWLADRPAHAHNRLLTSVVQTAEERRELARVIAGKLASAEGPVVFLLPTQGGNEWDRPGGPLHDAAALAAFVDELRRGVPPNVRLVELDAHINDPDFTDAALSVVDEWIASGVLPQP; encoded by the coding sequence ATGGGCAACCGCATCCTTGTCGTGGGGACCTACGACACCAAGAACGACGAACTGGCCTATATCGCCGAGGTGATCCGCCGGCAGGGCGGCGAGGTCGTGACCATGGACGTCTCGGTCCTGGGCGACCCGAAGGTTCCGGTGGACCTGTCCAAGCACGAGGTTGTCGCGGCCGCCGGGACGACGATTGGCGCGATCGTCGCGGCCGAGGACGAGAACGTGGCCATGCAGGCGATGGCGCGGGGGGCGGCGACGCTTGCGGCGCGGCTTCATTCGGAAGGGCGGTTCGACGGGGTGCTGGCGCTTGGCGGCAGCATGGGCACGGACCTTGCGCTGGATCTGTGCGCGGCGCTGCCCCTGGGCGTGCCGAAATACGTTGTTTCCACTGTCAGCTTTTCGCCGATGATCCCGCCCGAACGGTTGGCGCCCGACATCCAGATGATCCTGTGGGCCGGTGGGCTCTATGGGCTGAACCCGGTCTGCAAGGCCTCGCTCAGCCAGGCTGCCGGGGCGGTGCTGGGTGCGGCGCGGGCGGTGGAGCCGCCGTCGCGGGACCGGCCGCTGATTGGCATGACCTCCTTCGGCAAGACGGTGCTGCGCTATATGGTCGGCCTGAAGCCGGCGCTGGAGGCGCGGGGCTACGACCTGGCGGTGTTCCACGCCACGGGCATGGGCGGGCGGGCCTTCGAGGAGCTTGCCGCGCAGGGGGCCTTTGCGGCGGTGATGGACTTTGCGCCGCAAGAGGTGGGCAACCACCTGTTCGGATCGGCCATCAGCGCGGGACCGGACCGGATGACGGCGGCGGGCCGCAAGGGCGTGCCGCAGATCGTGTCGATCGGCTGCTATGATCTGGTGGACCTGGTGGGCTGGCATCCGATCCCGCCCTGGCTGGCCGACCGCCCGGCCCATGCCCACAACCGCCTGCTGACCTCGGTGGTCCAGACGGCGGAAGAGCGGCGGGAACTGGCGCGCGTGATTGCCGGCAAACTGGCCTCTGCCGAGGGCCCCGTGGTCTTTCTGCTGCCGACCCAGGGTGGCAACGAATGGGACCGTCCCGGCGGACCGCTGCATGATGCCGCGGCGCTGGCGGCCTTCGTGGACGAGTTGCGCCGCGGGGTGCCGCCCAATGTCCGCCTGGTCGAGTTGGATGCCCACATCAACGACCCGGATTTCACCGATGCGGCCCTGAGCGTTGTGGACGAGTGGATCGCCTCGGGCGTCTTGCCCCAGCCCTAG
- a CDS encoding type 1 glutamine amidotransferase gives MHIAVLVTNTDNSDFAARHPRDAEKFAALIRGVRPDWSVTAYDTTEGEFPADPAAFDGLLIGGSPASVNDEAHWIGRLFDLIREAHGKAVPMVGACFGHQAIAQALGGRVGHNAGPFILGTSLTRFTARAPWMPEDAREITLAAAHGEQVTALPRGAEVLGWSDGCPIAAYRIGDRVFATQHHPEMTPEFIAALVEEFAPDLPPEVGQKARASLERPIEGRRFGEWIARFYESAASKSIAVT, from the coding sequence ATGCATATCGCGGTTCTGGTGACGAACACGGACAACAGCGACTTCGCCGCCCGTCATCCCCGCGATGCCGAGAAGTTCGCGGCGCTGATCCGGGGGGTGCGGCCGGACTGGAGCGTGACCGCTTACGACACCACAGAAGGCGAGTTCCCTGCCGATCCGGCGGCCTTCGACGGGCTGCTGATCGGGGGGAGCCCGGCCTCGGTGAATGACGAGGCTCACTGGATCGGCCGGCTGTTCGACCTGATCCGCGAGGCTCATGGGAAGGCCGTGCCCATGGTCGGCGCGTGCTTTGGCCATCAGGCCATCGCCCAGGCCCTCGGTGGGCGGGTCGGGCACAATGCGGGACCGTTCATCCTGGGCACTTCGCTCACGCGCTTCACCGCGCGGGCGCCCTGGATGCCCGAGGATGCCCGAGAGATCACCTTGGCCGCGGCGCATGGCGAGCAGGTGACGGCGCTGCCGCGCGGGGCCGAGGTTCTGGGCTGGTCCGATGGCTGCCCGATCGCGGCTTACCGGATCGGCGACCGGGTCTTTGCCACCCAGCACCACCCCGAAATGACGCCCGAGTTCATTGCCGCGCTGGTCGAGGAGTTCGCGCCGGACCTGCCGCCCGAGGTGGGCCAGAAGGCCAGGGCCTCGCTGGAACGGCCGATCGAGGGCCGGCGCTTCGGCGAGTGGATCGCGCGGTTCTACGAAAGCGCGGCCAGCAAATCCATTGCGGTGACCTGA
- a CDS encoding IclR family transcriptional regulator has translation MTWPKAIILQGMPPGAAAVMGTVGKALDILDLFTHRQPSLGLSQLARLSGLNKTTCHRLLTEMESRGLVEQAGPAREYRLGPAVLRLAALRESSVPTRDAAMPVLRRLAEATGETAHVSHLVAGRLQTLAFCYAAQSGMKVMMEDADFLPFDATASGAAVLANLPRGEGFRLAASARDPDALHARIEDCRRNGWAETHSTMQKDVQGLAVPLFDAGGICCGAVAVAAAAPRMTPALHATIVAELIRAGTEITALRGGDLPDPIATLWRSAAGKDPK, from the coding sequence ATGACGTGGCCCAAAGCCATCATTCTTCAAGGGATGCCGCCCGGCGCGGCAGCTGTGATGGGAACCGTAGGAAAAGCCCTTGATATCCTTGACCTCTTTACCCACAGGCAGCCAAGCCTGGGCTTGTCGCAACTGGCGCGGCTCTCTGGCTTGAACAAGACCACCTGCCACCGCCTCCTGACCGAGATGGAATCACGCGGGCTGGTGGAACAGGCCGGCCCCGCGCGTGAATACAGGCTTGGCCCCGCGGTCCTGCGGCTGGCGGCATTGCGGGAATCCTCGGTTCCCACGCGCGATGCCGCCATGCCGGTGCTGCGCCGCCTGGCCGAAGCCACGGGAGAGACAGCCCATGTCTCGCATCTTGTGGCCGGTCGCCTGCAGACCCTTGCCTTCTGCTATGCCGCCCAGTCCGGCATGAAGGTGATGATGGAAGACGCGGATTTCCTGCCCTTCGATGCCACCGCCTCGGGCGCCGCCGTCCTGGCAAACCTTCCCCGCGGGGAAGGTTTTCGTCTGGCGGCCTCGGCCCGCGACCCGGACGCGCTTCACGCCCGCATCGAGGATTGCCGCCGGAACGGCTGGGCCGAAACCCATTCGACCATGCAGAAGGATGTACAGGGCCTTGCCGTTCCGCTGTTCGATGCCGGCGGCATCTGCTGCGGCGCCGTCGCGGTCGCGGCGGCGGCCCCCCGCATGACCCCTGCCCTTCACGCCACCATCGTCGCCGAGCTGATCCGCGCCGGCACCGAGATCACCGCCCTGCGGGGCGGCGACCTGCCCGATCCGATTGCAACCCTGTGGCGCAGCGCCGCCGGAAAGGACCCGAAATGA
- a CDS encoding GntR family transcriptional regulator yields the protein MTQTAPSPSLVQHILQRIDLGLLNPGDVLDESELVATFGVSRTPVREAILYLEALGLVRRLPRKGAAIFRPTLEEFLAILEVHAKLEGQAAGLAARRLSRQGAADLEAAVLACESHAQNSPDADPDGYYQLNLGFHACIAHASGNAVLVDALKTNARKLLAYYRARYRFPGAIAGSATEHRDIARLILDRNSEAAEARMQRHVQFDQVTAMDLLAALS from the coding sequence ATGACCCAGACCGCCCCAAGCCCGAGCCTCGTGCAGCACATCCTGCAACGGATCGACCTTGGCCTGCTGAACCCCGGCGACGTTCTTGACGAGTCGGAGCTCGTGGCAACCTTCGGCGTCTCGCGCACCCCGGTGCGCGAGGCGATCCTTTACCTCGAGGCGCTTGGCCTGGTGCGCCGCCTGCCGCGCAAGGGCGCCGCGATCTTCCGGCCCACGCTGGAAGAATTCCTGGCGATCCTGGAGGTCCACGCCAAACTGGAAGGCCAGGCCGCCGGCCTTGCCGCCCGGCGGCTGTCACGTCAGGGCGCGGCCGATCTGGAAGCAGCCGTGCTGGCCTGCGAAAGCCATGCCCAGAACAGCCCTGATGCCGACCCGGATGGCTACTACCAGTTGAACCTCGGCTTCCATGCCTGCATCGCCCATGCCTCGGGCAATGCCGTCCTGGTCGATGCGCTGAAGACCAATGCCCGCAAGCTCTTGGCCTATTACCGCGCGCGCTATCGTTTTCCCGGCGCCATCGCGGGATCGGCCACGGAACACCGCGACATCGCCCGCCTGATCCTGGACCGCAATTCCGAGGCAGCGGAAGCCCGGATGCAGCGGCATGTCCAGTTCGATCAGGTCACCGCAATGGATTTGCTGGCCGCGCTTTCGTAG
- a CDS encoding aldehyde dehydrogenase family protein encodes MTLDQATIDRLAAAPVAPAKLLINGEWTEGEGEPMPVLSPIDGSRMTTLASASAGDVARACAAARAAFEDGRWRNMAPAARKAVLHRLADLIDRETLPLAVLGVRDNGTDIGMAVKAEPGSAAQTFRYYAEALDKVYGEIAPVQSNVLAMIHREPVGVVAAIVPWNFPLMIGAWKVAPALAMGNSVVLKPAETASLTLLRLAELALEAGVPPGVFNVVTGPGRVTGEALALSPDVDVLVFTGSGATGRRLLQYSAQSNLKRCYLELGGKSPNIVFADAPDLGAAAKAAAMAIFRNAGQVCVAGSRLLVEASVHDRFVAELAEAAKKMKVGNPLSLSTQIGAVNSLTQLEGNLGFVADAAREGGEIVIGGGRTLEETGGWYMDPTVVTNVQPQHRLYQQEVFGPVLAVTPFTDEAEALRLANATEFGLAAGVWTSNLSRAHRMVRGIRSGVVHVNTYGGADITVPLSGTKQSGNGADKSMHALDKYVDLKTAWIQL; translated from the coding sequence ATGACACTCGACCAGGCAACGATCGACCGACTGGCCGCCGCTCCGGTTGCGCCGGCCAAACTTCTGATCAATGGCGAATGGACAGAGGGCGAGGGCGAGCCGATGCCCGTCCTGTCGCCCATCGACGGCAGCCGGATGACCACTCTCGCCTCTGCCAGCGCCGGCGACGTGGCCCGTGCCTGTGCTGCCGCCCGCGCCGCGTTCGAGGACGGGCGCTGGCGCAACATGGCGCCTGCCGCGCGCAAGGCGGTTCTGCATCGTCTGGCTGACCTGATAGACCGCGAGACCCTGCCGCTGGCGGTGCTGGGCGTGCGCGACAACGGCACCGACATCGGCATGGCGGTCAAGGCCGAGCCGGGGTCGGCCGCGCAGACCTTCCGCTATTACGCCGAGGCGCTGGACAAGGTTTACGGCGAGATCGCGCCAGTGCAGAGCAACGTTCTGGCCATGATCCACCGCGAGCCGGTCGGCGTGGTCGCGGCCATCGTGCCGTGGAACTTCCCGCTGATGATCGGCGCCTGGAAGGTCGCCCCGGCGCTGGCCATGGGCAATTCGGTGGTGCTGAAGCCGGCCGAGACCGCTTCGCTGACCTTGTTGCGGCTGGCGGAGCTGGCGCTGGAGGCGGGCGTTCCGCCGGGCGTGTTCAATGTCGTCACCGGCCCCGGCCGCGTGACGGGCGAGGCGCTGGCGCTGTCGCCCGATGTGGATGTGCTGGTCTTCACCGGATCGGGCGCAACGGGGCGGCGGCTCTTGCAGTATTCGGCCCAGTCGAACCTGAAGCGCTGCTATCTGGAACTGGGGGGCAAGTCGCCCAACATCGTCTTTGCCGATGCTCCCGATCTGGGCGCGGCGGCCAAGGCGGCGGCGATGGCGATCTTCCGCAATGCCGGGCAGGTGTGTGTCGCCGGGTCACGCCTGCTGGTCGAAGCCTCGGTGCATGACCGGTTCGTCGCCGAACTGGCGGAGGCAGCAAAGAAGATGAAGGTGGGCAATCCGCTGTCGCTTTCGACCCAGATCGGCGCGGTGAACTCTCTGACGCAGTTGGAAGGCAACCTTGGCTTTGTGGCCGATGCGGCGCGCGAAGGCGGAGAGATCGTGATCGGCGGCGGACGGACGCTGGAGGAAACCGGCGGGTGGTACATGGATCCGACCGTTGTGACCAATGTGCAGCCCCAGCACCGGCTGTACCAGCAAGAGGTCTTTGGCCCCGTCCTGGCCGTAACCCCCTTCACGGACGAGGCAGAGGCGCTTCGGCTGGCCAACGCCACCGAGTTCGGGCTGGCTGCCGGGGTCTGGACGTCCAACCTGTCGCGGGCGCATCGCATGGTGCGGGGCATCCGGTCGGGGGTGGTGCATGTGAACACCTATGGCGGGGCCGACATCACCGTGCCGCTGTCGGGCACCAAGCAATCGGGCAATGGCGCCGACAAGTCCATGCACGCGCTGGACAAGTATGTCGATCTGAAGACGGCCTGGATCCAGCTCTGA